From Oryza brachyantha chromosome 9, ObraRS2, whole genome shotgun sequence, a single genomic window includes:
- the LOC102712198 gene encoding ubiquitin carboxyl-terminal hydrolase 17-like codes for MASAASLAVAVVAVAVVALVAVARGALRRAAARREEVRRLARLAAVEAEIAEREEYYYARGRGAFARAGDVAVAPLWTMPEVASPRGDEEEELAAEMEMPVVRAAAAAAAATVKGVCVVCRRPTTFRCKRCKGVKYCTFKCQISHWRQGHKDECHPPSIGAKPGKITVVSSVKKGVGMDSSFEQSAMSGIEQAVEVNKSVAAMLELSEGNFVSDGVDNERKQMRCQKTSITGKVSEDVLDNNRVRSVDSSRLPTSGKACNLQDAAVAGNFSQISAGNSSSHVERSNGLEPELEHFNKQTPGTDNLNSSRRLPSVSTVGTISSTHGSEKEGAMSNNQSLAKNIARQQAAAKVGRNYPSELTLFPYEHFVKLYNFDKVELRPFGLVNLGNSCYANAVLQCLAFTRPLTAYLMEGLHSRNCSKKEWCFMCEFEKLILECRRGKSHLSPTGILSHLHDIGSSFGPGREEDAHEFLRYAIDTMQSASMKEARKNGVCGLPEETTLVQLIFGGYLRSKIKCTKCQGSSEQCERILDLTVEIDGDINTLEEALHRFTSTEVLDGDNRYNCSRCKSYERAKKKLTISEGPNILTIALKRYQSGNFGKINKAVRFPEHLNLSNYMSTADDNSPVYQLYAVVVHRDVMNAAFSGHYVCYVKDTQGKWHKMDDSQVKPVSLEKVLSKCAYMLFYARCSPRAPNSVRKIMLAQDPSRTRKARQMVDPGPVSLEGGSYLSRHQGGQLSKDHIVYDLTYTLDTFAGSSYTVVESPSPSDSSSLLSNSDAGSTSTFSSDSTDSTRNSTSMEEYDYIFGSSDQMYPVSTVVIPEEHELSYSRQRSSLNPSSSSQYVDQASEVEMLNQHKDSRGGWDEGDGMPFFYSNQGKHHGSSRSSTSSTSSNSSNRKLTEQRRTIGEVDHGPGEVHGSILIRRIAQAIY; via the exons atggcgtcggcggcgtcgctcGCGGTCGCGGTGGTGGCCGTCGCGGTCGTCGcgctggtggcggtggcgcgcgggGCACtgcggcgcgccgcggcgcggagggaggaggtgcGGCGCCTCGCCAGgctcgcggcggtggaggccgaGATCGCGGAGCGGGAGGAGTATTACTATGCTCGGGGGCGGGGCGCGTTCGCACGTGCCGGTgacgtggcggtggcgccgctgTGGACCATGCCCGAGGTGGCTTCGCCGAGGGGGGATGAAGAGGAGGAGCTCGCGGCGGAGATGGAAATGCCGGTGGTCCGGgcggccgcagcagcagcagcagcgacggTGAAAGGGGTGTGCGTGGTGTGCCGAAGGCCAACCACGTTTAGATGCAAGCGCTGCAAAGGGGTCAAATACTG TACCTTCAAGTGCCAGATATCTCACTGGAGACAAGGCCATAAAGATGAATGCCATCCACCAAGCATTGGTGCCAAGCCAGGCAAGATAACAGTAGTTTCTAGTGTTAAAAAGGGTGTTGGAATGGACAGTTCATTTGAACAAAGTGCAATGTCTGGCATAGAACAAGCTGTTGAAGTCAACAAGTCAGTTGCTGCTATGCTTGAATTGTCTGAGGGAAACTTTGTCTCTGATGGTGTAGATaatgaaagaaaacaaatgagaTGTCAGAAGACATCTATTACTGGAAAGGTTTCTGAGGATGTCCTTGACAACAATAGAGTTAGATCTGTCGATAGTTCCAGGCTCCCAACTTCTGGTAAAGCTTGCAACCTTCAggatgctgctgttgctgggaATTTCTCTCAGATTTCAGCAGGCAACTCCAGTTCTCATGTTGAACGTTCTAATGGATTGGAACCTGAACTGGAGCATTTTAACAAACAGACTCCTGGCACAGACAACCTTAATAGTTCGAGACGTTTGCCATCTGTATCAACTGTTGGCACAATTTCTTCCACTCATGGATCAGAGAAAGAAGGTGCTATGTCAAATAATCAGTCATTGGCAAAGAATATTGCCAGGCAACAAGCAGCTGCAAAAGTTGGGAGGAATTATCCATCAGAATtg ACACTTTTTCCATATGAGCATTTTGTAAAGCTCTACAATTTTGACAAGGTGGAGCTGCGCCCTTTTGGTCTTGTGAATCTTGGGAATAG TTGTTACGCAAATGCTGTTCTTCAGTGCTTGGCATTTACCCGGCCACTTACAGCATACCTTATGGAAGGACTTCATTCAAGAAATT GTTCTAAAAAGGAATGGTGCTTCATGTGTGAGTTTGAAAAACTCATACTGGAGTGTAGGCGAGGAAAATCTCACTTGTCACCTACTGGAATACTATCTCATTTGCATGACATAGGAAGTAGCTTTGGCCCCGGTAGAGAAGAAGATGCTCATGAATTTCTCag GTATGCAATCGATACAATGCAATCTGCTAGCATGAAGGAAGCCAGGAAAAATGGTGTCTGTGGACTGCCTGAAGAAACAACATTGGTGCAGTTAATATTTGGAGGCTATCTGCGATCAAAG ataaaatgcaCAAAGTGTCAAGGCAGTTCAGAACAATGTGAACGCATATTGGATCTTACTGTTGAAATAGATGGGGATATCAATACCCTTGAAGAAGCACTTCATCGGTTCACGTCTACAGAGGTTTTAGATGGTGATAATAGATACAATTGCAGCAG ATGCAAGTCGTATGAACGTGCTAAAAAGAAGTTGACAATATCAGAAGGACCAAACATCCTGACTATTGCACTGAAAAGATATCAG TCTGGCAACTTTGGCAAGATCAATAAGGCCGTCAGGTTTCCGGAGCACTTGAATTTGTCTAACTACATGAGTACGGCAGATGATAATTCCCCCGTGTACCAACTCTATGCTGTGGTTGTCCATCGGGATGTTATGAATGCAGCCTTTTCTGGCCATTATGTATGTTATGTTAAGGACACACAGGGGAAGTGGCACAAGATGGATGATAGCCAG GTGAAACCTGTTTCTCTGGAAAAAGTTCTGTCAAAGTGTGCATACATGCTATTTTACGCACG GTGTTCACCACGGGCACCAAACTCTGTAAGGAAAATTATGCTTGCTCAAGACCCATCGCGCACAAGGAAAGCCAGGCAGATGGTCGATCCAGGACCAGTATCTTTGGAAGGAGGAAGTTACTTGAGCAGGCATCAAGGTGGGCAGTTATCTAAAGATCATATAGTATATGACCTCACCTACACATTGGATACATTCGCTGGCTCATCATATACAGTAGTGGAGTCGCCGAGTCCAAGCGACAGCTCCTCGCTGTTGAGCAACTCTGATGCAGGGTCAACCAGCACTTTCAGTAGTGATAGCACTGACAGCACAAGGAATTCGACTAGCATGGAGGAGTATGATTACATATTTGGAAGCTCGGATCAAATGTACCCAGTAAGCACAGTGGTTATACCTGAGGAACATGAGCTTAGCTATTCGCGGCAGAGGTCTAGCTTGAACCCCAGCTCTTCAAGCCAATATGTTGATCAAGCAAGTGAGGTTGAGATGCTAAATCAGCACAAGGATAGCAGAGGGGGCTGGGATGAGGGTGATGGGATGCCATTCTTCTATTCCAACCAAGGTAAACATCACGGTAGTAGTAGAAGTAGCACCAGCAGTACTAGCAGTAACAGTAGTAATAGGAAGCTAACAGAGCAACGTAGGACAATTGGGGAGGTTGACCATGGCCCTGGAGAGGTCCATGGCAGCATTTTGATTAGAAGGATTGCCCAAGCAATTTATTGA
- the LOC121055369 gene encoding mitochondrial uncoupling protein 5-like codes for MGLKGFMEGGGASVVAGSCTHPLDLIKVRMQLHGEAAAARALAFPGGGGAHHHLQPPRKPGPIIVCGQILRAEGPAGLLSGVSATMLRQSVYSTTCMGLYDTLKRRWERDGGAPLPLHRKIAVGLFAGGVGAAVGNPADVAMVRMQADGRLPAAQRRNYRSVADAIVRMARDEGVCSLWRGSPLTVKRAMIVAASQLATYDQAKEAILARRGPGADGLATHVAAGFAAGLVAAAASTPVDVVKTRVMNMKVVSGSPPPYSGALDCLIKTVRSEGAMALYKGFVPTVTRQGPFTVVLFVTLEQIRKLFKGIDF; via the coding sequence ATGGGGCTGAAGGGATTCatggagggcggcggcgccagcgtCGTGGCCGGCAGCTGCACGCACCCGCTCGACCTCATCAAGGTCCGCATGCAGctgcacggcgaggcggccgctGCCCGGGCGCTTGCGTtccctggcggcggcggcgcgcaccaCCACCTGCAGCCGCCGCGTAAGCCCGGGCCGATCATCGTGTGCGGGCAGATCCTCCGCGCGGAGGGCCCCGCGGGGCTGCTATCCGGCGTGTCGGCGACCATGCTGCGGCAGTCGGTCTACTCCACGACATGCATGGGGCTGTACGACACGCTCAAGAGGAGGTGGgagcgggacggcggcgcgccgctgccgctgcaccGGAAGATCGCGGTGGGCCTCTTCGCTGGTGGCGTCGGCGCGGCCGTGGGGAACCCCGCCGACGTGGCCATGGTGCGGATGCAGGCGGACGGGAGGCTCccggcggcgcagcggcggaACTACCGGAGCGTCGCGGACGCCATCGTCCGGATGGCGCGCGACGAAGGCGTGTGCAGCCTATGGCGCGGGTCGCCGCTCACCGTGAAGCGCGCCATGATCGTCGCGGCGTCGCAGCTGGCCACGTACGACCAGGCCAAGGAGGCCATCCTGGCGCGTCGCGGccccggcgccgacggccTCGCCACGCACGTCGCGGCCGGCTTCGCCGCCGGGctggtggccgcggcggcgtccaccCCTGTCGACGTCGTCAAGACGAGGGTCATGAACATGAAGGTGGTgtccggctcgccgccgccgtactcCGGCGCCCTCGACTGCTTGATCAAGACCGTGCGGTCGGAGGGTGCGATGGCGTTGTACAAAGGGTTTGTCCCGACGGTGACGCGGCAGGGACCCTTCACCGTCGTCCTCTTCGTGACTCTCGAGCAGATTCGGAAGTTGTTCAAGGGCATCGACTTCTGA